A DNA window from Augochlora pura isolate Apur16 chromosome 9, APUR_v2.2.1, whole genome shotgun sequence contains the following coding sequences:
- the LOC144474915 gene encoding uncharacterized protein LOC144474915 isoform X2, producing the protein MPCQQWLLIFLIAGTTTLIVGVPDRVMEESLSLTGALNAITRKQRALNTAPQNFYNDLRNLKYPGADTDPNRNIDQEQQVERDIDGVDEQIEFLPNGRIYVNRELVTDLNDKTRKKVLIDYLSSILQQEEPVTSLFRERERGVNRKRTANPDKMQIRGTLFTTDDENYDSVDESANKNRKPYLGRSRATRLTHKSIDRRSIAMPWSDSVNQEFLMHDPYAEDDDSEFTEGEVDPKLLYLLLADRKILDRGQPLRNDYGMYRIMDKRYPVAKRSPQPPKKQATDPKVVQDLGALFGTQSSTNHNHTYDRNHDHGHDHDHNHKQQKHESATEAPKVNLPMKDQKDNATKNEKPKPIEVRKKSIDWSQYFGIDRRRKKSLFMPGQGTQNQDDEWMLQRYYENMGNNLRGNDRESKKENFSGQDQLKTLACILAKYSLEKMERKANQTSNFRENRILAKLNDKCKRNNDDDNMIAENDDDVIIEDDDDLMVGSNNGNGDVEGIEEDKSTCLVARNVQEIQEQCNFKLASLVIDLQRLFHGPCVMLEMCKACVKDELKKNCLMYYLLDTKRLCNSRPGKRPNMLCPAIAMFFAYYP; encoded by the exons ATGCCGTGTCAACAATGGCtcctgatatttttaattgccgGAACGACGACACTGATAGTGGGTGTGCCCGATCGGGTCATGGAGGAATCCTTGTCCTTAACAGGTGCTCTGAACGCCATCACCAGGAAGCAGAGAGCACTGAACACCGCTCCTCAAAATTTCTACAACGATTTGCGAAACCTGAAGTACCCTGGTGCTGACACCGATCCTAATCGTAATATCGACCAGGAGCAACAGGTTGAGAGAGATATAGACGGGGTAGACGAACAGATTGAATTTCTACCAAACGGtagaatat ATGTTAATCGGGAACTGGTCACGGACCTGAATGACAAAACGCGCAAGAAAGTATTGATAGATTACTTGAGCAGTATTCTGCAACAG GAAGAACCGGTCACCTCTCTGTTTCGAGAACGCGAAAGAGGCGTTAATCGTAAACGGACCGCAAACCCTGACAAGATGCAGATACGTGGAACTCTTTTTACAACAGATGACGAGAACTATGACTCGGTCGATGAGAGCGCTAACAAAAATAGGAAACCTTACCTAGGCAGATCTCGAGCTACTAGACTTACACATAAAAG TATTGATAGGAGATCTATTGCAATGCCTTGGAGTGATTCGGTGAACCAGGAATTTCTGATGCATGATCCGTACGCGGAAGACGACGATTCCGAGTTTACTGAAGGAGAGGTGGATCCGAAACTATTGTATCTTCTGCTGGCCGATCGTAAAATCTTGGATAGAGGACAGCCTCTTCGAAACGATTATGGAATGTATCGAATCATGGACAAACGATATCCTGTCGCCAAGAGGAGTCCACAGCCTCCGAAAAAGCAGGCCACAGATCCTAAG GTCGTTCAAGATTTGGGAGCATTGTTTGGCACGCAGTCCTCTACAAATCACAATCATACGTACGATCGCAACCATGATCACGGCCACGATCACGATCACAACCATAAACAGCAAAAGCACGAGAGTGCCACGGAGGCGCCGAAAGTAAATCTTCCTATGAAAGATCAAAAGGACAACGCGACGAAGAACGAAAAGCCAAAACCTATCGAGGTCAGAAAGAAGAGCATCGACTGGTCACAGTATTTCGGCATCGATCGTAGGAGAAAGAAGTCTCTTTTTATGCCCGGCCAAGGAACACAGAACCAAGATGATGAGTGGATGCTGCAACGATATTACGAG AATATGGGCAACAATTTAAGAGGAAACGATCGGGAGTCGAAAAAGGAGAATTTCAGTGGGCAAGATCAATTGAAG ACATTGGCGTGTATACTGGCGAAATACTCTTTGgagaaaatggaaagaaagGCTAATCAGACTTCCAATTTTCGGGAAAATAGGATTTTAGCCAAACTCAATGATAAATGTAAGAGAAACAATGACGACGACAATATGATTGCCGAAAATGACGATGATGTGATTATCGAAGATGACGATGATCTAATGGTCGGCAGTAACAATGGTAATGGCGATGTCGAAG GTATAGAGGAGGACAAGTCAACCTGTTTGGTTGCACGAAATGTTCAAGAGATTCAAGAACAGTGCAACTTTAAATTAGCCTCATTGGTAATCGACTTGCAGAGGCTCTTTCATGGACCGTGCGTTATGCTGGAGATGTGCAAGGCCTGC GTGAAGGATGAACTGAAAAAGAACTGTCTGATGTATTACTTGCTAGATACCAAAAGGCTCTGCAACTCGAGACCGGGGAAAAGACCAAACATGCTTTGTCCCGCGATAGCCATGTTCTTTGCGTACTATCCTTAG
- the LOC144474915 gene encoding uncharacterized protein LOC144474915 isoform X3: protein MPCQQWLLIFLIAGTTTLIVGVPDRVMEESLSLTGALNAITRKQRALNTAPQNFYNDLRNLKYPGADTDPNRNIDQEQQVERDIDGVDEQIEFLPNGRIYVNRELVTDLNDKTRKKVLIDYLSSILQQEEPVTSLFRERERGVNRKRTANPDKMQIRGTLFTTDDENYDSVDESANKNRKPYLGRSRATRLTHKSIDRRSIAMPWSDSVNQEFLMHDPYAEDDDSEFTEGEVDPKLLYLLLADRKILDRGQPLRNDYGMYRIMDKRYPVAKRSPQPPKKQATDPKVVQDLGALFGTQSSTNHNHTYDRNHDHGHDHDHNHKQQKHESATEAPKVNLPMKDQKDNATKNEKPKPIEVRKKSIDWSQYFGIDRRRKKSLFMPGQGTQNQDDEWMLQRYYENMGNNLRGNDRESKKENFSGQDQLKKTLACILAKYSLEKMERKANQTSNFRENRILAKLNDKCKRNNDDDNMIAENDDDVIIEDDDDLMVGSNNGNGDVEEEDKSTCLVARNVQEIQEQCNFKLASLVIDLQRLFHGPCVMLEMCKACVKDELKKNCLMYYLLDTKRLCNSRPGKRPNMLCPAIAMFFAYYP, encoded by the exons ATGCCGTGTCAACAATGGCtcctgatatttttaattgccgGAACGACGACACTGATAGTGGGTGTGCCCGATCGGGTCATGGAGGAATCCTTGTCCTTAACAGGTGCTCTGAACGCCATCACCAGGAAGCAGAGAGCACTGAACACCGCTCCTCAAAATTTCTACAACGATTTGCGAAACCTGAAGTACCCTGGTGCTGACACCGATCCTAATCGTAATATCGACCAGGAGCAACAGGTTGAGAGAGATATAGACGGGGTAGACGAACAGATTGAATTTCTACCAAACGGtagaatat ATGTTAATCGGGAACTGGTCACGGACCTGAATGACAAAACGCGCAAGAAAGTATTGATAGATTACTTGAGCAGTATTCTGCAACAG GAAGAACCGGTCACCTCTCTGTTTCGAGAACGCGAAAGAGGCGTTAATCGTAAACGGACCGCAAACCCTGACAAGATGCAGATACGTGGAACTCTTTTTACAACAGATGACGAGAACTATGACTCGGTCGATGAGAGCGCTAACAAAAATAGGAAACCTTACCTAGGCAGATCTCGAGCTACTAGACTTACACATAAAAG TATTGATAGGAGATCTATTGCAATGCCTTGGAGTGATTCGGTGAACCAGGAATTTCTGATGCATGATCCGTACGCGGAAGACGACGATTCCGAGTTTACTGAAGGAGAGGTGGATCCGAAACTATTGTATCTTCTGCTGGCCGATCGTAAAATCTTGGATAGAGGACAGCCTCTTCGAAACGATTATGGAATGTATCGAATCATGGACAAACGATATCCTGTCGCCAAGAGGAGTCCACAGCCTCCGAAAAAGCAGGCCACAGATCCTAAG GTCGTTCAAGATTTGGGAGCATTGTTTGGCACGCAGTCCTCTACAAATCACAATCATACGTACGATCGCAACCATGATCACGGCCACGATCACGATCACAACCATAAACAGCAAAAGCACGAGAGTGCCACGGAGGCGCCGAAAGTAAATCTTCCTATGAAAGATCAAAAGGACAACGCGACGAAGAACGAAAAGCCAAAACCTATCGAGGTCAGAAAGAAGAGCATCGACTGGTCACAGTATTTCGGCATCGATCGTAGGAGAAAGAAGTCTCTTTTTATGCCCGGCCAAGGAACACAGAACCAAGATGATGAGTGGATGCTGCAACGATATTACGAG AATATGGGCAACAATTTAAGAGGAAACGATCGGGAGTCGAAAAAGGAGAATTTCAGTGGGCAAGATCAATTGAAG AAGACATTGGCGTGTATACTGGCGAAATACTCTTTGgagaaaatggaaagaaagGCTAATCAGACTTCCAATTTTCGGGAAAATAGGATTTTAGCCAAACTCAATGATAAATGTAAGAGAAACAATGACGACGACAATATGATTGCCGAAAATGACGATGATGTGATTATCGAAGATGACGATGATCTAATGGTCGGCAGTAACAATGGTAATGGCGATGTCGAAG AGGAGGACAAGTCAACCTGTTTGGTTGCACGAAATGTTCAAGAGATTCAAGAACAGTGCAACTTTAAATTAGCCTCATTGGTAATCGACTTGCAGAGGCTCTTTCATGGACCGTGCGTTATGCTGGAGATGTGCAAGGCCTGC GTGAAGGATGAACTGAAAAAGAACTGTCTGATGTATTACTTGCTAGATACCAAAAGGCTCTGCAACTCGAGACCGGGGAAAAGACCAAACATGCTTTGTCCCGCGATAGCCATGTTCTTTGCGTACTATCCTTAG
- the LOC144474915 gene encoding uncharacterized protein LOC144474915 isoform X5, translated as MPCQQWLLIFLIAGTTTLIVGVPDRVMEESLSLTGALNAITRKQRALNTAPQNFYNDLRNLKYPGADTDPNRNIDQEQQVERDIDGVDEQIEFLPNGRIYVNRELVTDLNDKTRKKVLIDYLSSILQQEEPVTSLFRERERGVNRKRTANPDKMQIRGTLFTTDDENYDSVDESANKNRKPYLGRSRATRLTHKRRSIAMPWSDSVNQEFLMHDPYAEDDDSEFTEGEVDPKLLYLLLADRKILDRGQPLRNDYGMYRIMDKRYPVAKRSPQPPKKQATDPKVVQDLGALFGTQSSTNHNHTYDRNHDHGHDHDHNHKQQKHESATEAPKVNLPMKDQKDNATKNEKPKPIEVRKKSIDWSQYFGIDRRRKKSLFMPGQGTQNQDDEWMLQRYYENMGNNLRGNDRESKKENFSGQDQLKKTLACILAKYSLEKMERKANQTSNFRENRILAKLNDKCKRNNDDDNMIAENDDDVIIEDDDDLMVGSNNGNGDVEGIEEDKSTCLVARNVQEIQEQCNFKLASLVIDLQRLFHGPCVMLEMCKACVKDELKKNCLMYYLLDTKRLCNSRPGKRPNMLCPAIAMFFAYYP; from the exons ATGCCGTGTCAACAATGGCtcctgatatttttaattgccgGAACGACGACACTGATAGTGGGTGTGCCCGATCGGGTCATGGAGGAATCCTTGTCCTTAACAGGTGCTCTGAACGCCATCACCAGGAAGCAGAGAGCACTGAACACCGCTCCTCAAAATTTCTACAACGATTTGCGAAACCTGAAGTACCCTGGTGCTGACACCGATCCTAATCGTAATATCGACCAGGAGCAACAGGTTGAGAGAGATATAGACGGGGTAGACGAACAGATTGAATTTCTACCAAACGGtagaatat ATGTTAATCGGGAACTGGTCACGGACCTGAATGACAAAACGCGCAAGAAAGTATTGATAGATTACTTGAGCAGTATTCTGCAACAG GAAGAACCGGTCACCTCTCTGTTTCGAGAACGCGAAAGAGGCGTTAATCGTAAACGGACCGCAAACCCTGACAAGATGCAGATACGTGGAACTCTTTTTACAACAGATGACGAGAACTATGACTCGGTCGATGAGAGCGCTAACAAAAATAGGAAACCTTACCTAGGCAGATCTCGAGCTACTAGACTTACACATAAAAG GAGATCTATTGCAATGCCTTGGAGTGATTCGGTGAACCAGGAATTTCTGATGCATGATCCGTACGCGGAAGACGACGATTCCGAGTTTACTGAAGGAGAGGTGGATCCGAAACTATTGTATCTTCTGCTGGCCGATCGTAAAATCTTGGATAGAGGACAGCCTCTTCGAAACGATTATGGAATGTATCGAATCATGGACAAACGATATCCTGTCGCCAAGAGGAGTCCACAGCCTCCGAAAAAGCAGGCCACAGATCCTAAG GTCGTTCAAGATTTGGGAGCATTGTTTGGCACGCAGTCCTCTACAAATCACAATCATACGTACGATCGCAACCATGATCACGGCCACGATCACGATCACAACCATAAACAGCAAAAGCACGAGAGTGCCACGGAGGCGCCGAAAGTAAATCTTCCTATGAAAGATCAAAAGGACAACGCGACGAAGAACGAAAAGCCAAAACCTATCGAGGTCAGAAAGAAGAGCATCGACTGGTCACAGTATTTCGGCATCGATCGTAGGAGAAAGAAGTCTCTTTTTATGCCCGGCCAAGGAACACAGAACCAAGATGATGAGTGGATGCTGCAACGATATTACGAG AATATGGGCAACAATTTAAGAGGAAACGATCGGGAGTCGAAAAAGGAGAATTTCAGTGGGCAAGATCAATTGAAG AAGACATTGGCGTGTATACTGGCGAAATACTCTTTGgagaaaatggaaagaaagGCTAATCAGACTTCCAATTTTCGGGAAAATAGGATTTTAGCCAAACTCAATGATAAATGTAAGAGAAACAATGACGACGACAATATGATTGCCGAAAATGACGATGATGTGATTATCGAAGATGACGATGATCTAATGGTCGGCAGTAACAATGGTAATGGCGATGTCGAAG GTATAGAGGAGGACAAGTCAACCTGTTTGGTTGCACGAAATGTTCAAGAGATTCAAGAACAGTGCAACTTTAAATTAGCCTCATTGGTAATCGACTTGCAGAGGCTCTTTCATGGACCGTGCGTTATGCTGGAGATGTGCAAGGCCTGC GTGAAGGATGAACTGAAAAAGAACTGTCTGATGTATTACTTGCTAGATACCAAAAGGCTCTGCAACTCGAGACCGGGGAAAAGACCAAACATGCTTTGTCCCGCGATAGCCATGTTCTTTGCGTACTATCCTTAG
- the LOC144474915 gene encoding uncharacterized protein LOC144474915 isoform X1 gives MPCQQWLLIFLIAGTTTLIVGVPDRVMEESLSLTGALNAITRKQRALNTAPQNFYNDLRNLKYPGADTDPNRNIDQEQQVERDIDGVDEQIEFLPNGRIYVNRELVTDLNDKTRKKVLIDYLSSILQQEEPVTSLFRERERGVNRKRTANPDKMQIRGTLFTTDDENYDSVDESANKNRKPYLGRSRATRLTHKSIDRRSIAMPWSDSVNQEFLMHDPYAEDDDSEFTEGEVDPKLLYLLLADRKILDRGQPLRNDYGMYRIMDKRYPVAKRSPQPPKKQATDPKVVQDLGALFGTQSSTNHNHTYDRNHDHGHDHDHNHKQQKHESATEAPKVNLPMKDQKDNATKNEKPKPIEVRKKSIDWSQYFGIDRRRKKSLFMPGQGTQNQDDEWMLQRYYENMGNNLRGNDRESKKENFSGQDQLKKTLACILAKYSLEKMERKANQTSNFRENRILAKLNDKCKRNNDDDNMIAENDDDVIIEDDDDLMVGSNNGNGDVEGIEEDKSTCLVARNVQEIQEQCNFKLASLVIDLQRLFHGPCVMLEMCKACVKDELKKNCLMYYLLDTKRLCNSRPGKRPNMLCPAIAMFFAYYP, from the exons ATGCCGTGTCAACAATGGCtcctgatatttttaattgccgGAACGACGACACTGATAGTGGGTGTGCCCGATCGGGTCATGGAGGAATCCTTGTCCTTAACAGGTGCTCTGAACGCCATCACCAGGAAGCAGAGAGCACTGAACACCGCTCCTCAAAATTTCTACAACGATTTGCGAAACCTGAAGTACCCTGGTGCTGACACCGATCCTAATCGTAATATCGACCAGGAGCAACAGGTTGAGAGAGATATAGACGGGGTAGACGAACAGATTGAATTTCTACCAAACGGtagaatat ATGTTAATCGGGAACTGGTCACGGACCTGAATGACAAAACGCGCAAGAAAGTATTGATAGATTACTTGAGCAGTATTCTGCAACAG GAAGAACCGGTCACCTCTCTGTTTCGAGAACGCGAAAGAGGCGTTAATCGTAAACGGACCGCAAACCCTGACAAGATGCAGATACGTGGAACTCTTTTTACAACAGATGACGAGAACTATGACTCGGTCGATGAGAGCGCTAACAAAAATAGGAAACCTTACCTAGGCAGATCTCGAGCTACTAGACTTACACATAAAAG TATTGATAGGAGATCTATTGCAATGCCTTGGAGTGATTCGGTGAACCAGGAATTTCTGATGCATGATCCGTACGCGGAAGACGACGATTCCGAGTTTACTGAAGGAGAGGTGGATCCGAAACTATTGTATCTTCTGCTGGCCGATCGTAAAATCTTGGATAGAGGACAGCCTCTTCGAAACGATTATGGAATGTATCGAATCATGGACAAACGATATCCTGTCGCCAAGAGGAGTCCACAGCCTCCGAAAAAGCAGGCCACAGATCCTAAG GTCGTTCAAGATTTGGGAGCATTGTTTGGCACGCAGTCCTCTACAAATCACAATCATACGTACGATCGCAACCATGATCACGGCCACGATCACGATCACAACCATAAACAGCAAAAGCACGAGAGTGCCACGGAGGCGCCGAAAGTAAATCTTCCTATGAAAGATCAAAAGGACAACGCGACGAAGAACGAAAAGCCAAAACCTATCGAGGTCAGAAAGAAGAGCATCGACTGGTCACAGTATTTCGGCATCGATCGTAGGAGAAAGAAGTCTCTTTTTATGCCCGGCCAAGGAACACAGAACCAAGATGATGAGTGGATGCTGCAACGATATTACGAG AATATGGGCAACAATTTAAGAGGAAACGATCGGGAGTCGAAAAAGGAGAATTTCAGTGGGCAAGATCAATTGAAG AAGACATTGGCGTGTATACTGGCGAAATACTCTTTGgagaaaatggaaagaaagGCTAATCAGACTTCCAATTTTCGGGAAAATAGGATTTTAGCCAAACTCAATGATAAATGTAAGAGAAACAATGACGACGACAATATGATTGCCGAAAATGACGATGATGTGATTATCGAAGATGACGATGATCTAATGGTCGGCAGTAACAATGGTAATGGCGATGTCGAAG GTATAGAGGAGGACAAGTCAACCTGTTTGGTTGCACGAAATGTTCAAGAGATTCAAGAACAGTGCAACTTTAAATTAGCCTCATTGGTAATCGACTTGCAGAGGCTCTTTCATGGACCGTGCGTTATGCTGGAGATGTGCAAGGCCTGC GTGAAGGATGAACTGAAAAAGAACTGTCTGATGTATTACTTGCTAGATACCAAAAGGCTCTGCAACTCGAGACCGGGGAAAAGACCAAACATGCTTTGTCCCGCGATAGCCATGTTCTTTGCGTACTATCCTTAG
- the LOC144474915 gene encoding uncharacterized protein LOC144474915 isoform X4, giving the protein MPCQQWLLIFLIAGTTTLIVGVPDRVMEESLSLTGALNAITRKQRALNTAPQNFYNDLRNLKYPGADTDPNRNIDQEQQVERDIDGVDEQIEFLPNDVNRELVTDLNDKTRKKVLIDYLSSILQQEEPVTSLFRERERGVNRKRTANPDKMQIRGTLFTTDDENYDSVDESANKNRKPYLGRSRATRLTHKSIDRRSIAMPWSDSVNQEFLMHDPYAEDDDSEFTEGEVDPKLLYLLLADRKILDRGQPLRNDYGMYRIMDKRYPVAKRSPQPPKKQATDPKVVQDLGALFGTQSSTNHNHTYDRNHDHGHDHDHNHKQQKHESATEAPKVNLPMKDQKDNATKNEKPKPIEVRKKSIDWSQYFGIDRRRKKSLFMPGQGTQNQDDEWMLQRYYENMGNNLRGNDRESKKENFSGQDQLKKTLACILAKYSLEKMERKANQTSNFRENRILAKLNDKCKRNNDDDNMIAENDDDVIIEDDDDLMVGSNNGNGDVEGIEEDKSTCLVARNVQEIQEQCNFKLASLVIDLQRLFHGPCVMLEMCKACVKDELKKNCLMYYLLDTKRLCNSRPGKRPNMLCPAIAMFFAYYP; this is encoded by the exons ATGCCGTGTCAACAATGGCtcctgatatttttaattgccgGAACGACGACACTGATAGTGGGTGTGCCCGATCGGGTCATGGAGGAATCCTTGTCCTTAACAGGTGCTCTGAACGCCATCACCAGGAAGCAGAGAGCACTGAACACCGCTCCTCAAAATTTCTACAACGATTTGCGAAACCTGAAGTACCCTGGTGCTGACACCGATCCTAATCGTAATATCGACCAGGAGCAACAGGTTGAGAGAGATATAGACGGGGTAGACGAACAGATTGAATTTCTACCAAACG ATGTTAATCGGGAACTGGTCACGGACCTGAATGACAAAACGCGCAAGAAAGTATTGATAGATTACTTGAGCAGTATTCTGCAACAG GAAGAACCGGTCACCTCTCTGTTTCGAGAACGCGAAAGAGGCGTTAATCGTAAACGGACCGCAAACCCTGACAAGATGCAGATACGTGGAACTCTTTTTACAACAGATGACGAGAACTATGACTCGGTCGATGAGAGCGCTAACAAAAATAGGAAACCTTACCTAGGCAGATCTCGAGCTACTAGACTTACACATAAAAG TATTGATAGGAGATCTATTGCAATGCCTTGGAGTGATTCGGTGAACCAGGAATTTCTGATGCATGATCCGTACGCGGAAGACGACGATTCCGAGTTTACTGAAGGAGAGGTGGATCCGAAACTATTGTATCTTCTGCTGGCCGATCGTAAAATCTTGGATAGAGGACAGCCTCTTCGAAACGATTATGGAATGTATCGAATCATGGACAAACGATATCCTGTCGCCAAGAGGAGTCCACAGCCTCCGAAAAAGCAGGCCACAGATCCTAAG GTCGTTCAAGATTTGGGAGCATTGTTTGGCACGCAGTCCTCTACAAATCACAATCATACGTACGATCGCAACCATGATCACGGCCACGATCACGATCACAACCATAAACAGCAAAAGCACGAGAGTGCCACGGAGGCGCCGAAAGTAAATCTTCCTATGAAAGATCAAAAGGACAACGCGACGAAGAACGAAAAGCCAAAACCTATCGAGGTCAGAAAGAAGAGCATCGACTGGTCACAGTATTTCGGCATCGATCGTAGGAGAAAGAAGTCTCTTTTTATGCCCGGCCAAGGAACACAGAACCAAGATGATGAGTGGATGCTGCAACGATATTACGAG AATATGGGCAACAATTTAAGAGGAAACGATCGGGAGTCGAAAAAGGAGAATTTCAGTGGGCAAGATCAATTGAAG AAGACATTGGCGTGTATACTGGCGAAATACTCTTTGgagaaaatggaaagaaagGCTAATCAGACTTCCAATTTTCGGGAAAATAGGATTTTAGCCAAACTCAATGATAAATGTAAGAGAAACAATGACGACGACAATATGATTGCCGAAAATGACGATGATGTGATTATCGAAGATGACGATGATCTAATGGTCGGCAGTAACAATGGTAATGGCGATGTCGAAG GTATAGAGGAGGACAAGTCAACCTGTTTGGTTGCACGAAATGTTCAAGAGATTCAAGAACAGTGCAACTTTAAATTAGCCTCATTGGTAATCGACTTGCAGAGGCTCTTTCATGGACCGTGCGTTATGCTGGAGATGTGCAAGGCCTGC GTGAAGGATGAACTGAAAAAGAACTGTCTGATGTATTACTTGCTAGATACCAAAAGGCTCTGCAACTCGAGACCGGGGAAAAGACCAAACATGCTTTGTCCCGCGATAGCCATGTTCTTTGCGTACTATCCTTAG
- the LOC144474940 gene encoding phospholipid scramblase 2 isoform X1: MRVVTVNGETEVNDLNRAIYENVAYGETIEMQENVENYPSFIYSGRNVITSQPHGHAGQSRSEDHQNSLDWISTPRPQLSMLSGTHSLGNVEQLAIQQVVDLSTLLGRTERRLQFRVKVPRGETLFLAMEANAEMGLSTPLLCSEFILRRGNFDLNVLDQCGQPAYKMKINSRWTCPPSKLRKITVGNTNLLGTVEENFTIIGPSFTIYDEMRNKLCNVIGPNVCGCCMYKEAQFQVITIDGTHQIASLMHQWDNTLRDYVLLISFPVATDIKLKSLLLAAAFLLVHMYFEQVRPKSRI; the protein is encoded by the exons ATGCGAGTTGTCACGGTTAACGGTGAAACCGAGGTTAATGACCTTAATCGCGCGATATAcg AGAACGTTGCGTATGGTGAGACGATAGAAATGCAGGAGAACGTGGAGAACTATCCGTCTTTCATATATTCGGGACGAAATGTTATCACGTCACAACCCCATG GCCACGCCGGGCAATCGAGGAGTGAAGACCACCAAAATTCGCTAGATTGGATATCAACCCCGAGACCTCAGCTGAGCATGTTGTCGGGAACTCATTCTCTGGGCAACGTGGAACAGTTGGCGATTCAACAGGTCGTCGATTTGAGTACAC TGTTGGGTAGAACGGAAAGACGCCTCCAATTCAGAGTCAAAGTCCCGAGAGGGGAAACATTATTTCTGGCTATGGAAGCGAACGCAGAAATGGGATTATCGACTCCACTTTTGTGTTCGGAATTTATTCTGCGTCGCGGGAACTTTGACCTGAACGTCCTCGACCAATGTGGTCAACCAGCGTAcaagatgaaaataaattcaaggtGGACATGTCCACCGAGTAAATTACGC AAAATTACAGTGGGAAACACGAATCTTCTAGGAACGGTGGAAGAGAATTTCACTATAATTGGGCCCAGTTTCACGATTTACGATGAAATGCGCAACAAACTTTGCAATGTAATTGGACCGAACGTATGCGGATGCTGCATGTACAAGGAAGCGCAATTCCAa GTTATTACCATCGACGGTACTCATCAAATTGCATCTTTGATGCACCAATGGGACAATACGCTTCGCGATTATGTTTTGCTTATCTCATTTCCGGTAGCCacagatataaaattgaagagCTTACTTCTCGCCGCTGCATTCCTGTTG GTACATATGTATTTCGAACAGGTAAGACCAAAGTCGCGGAtctaa
- the LOC144474940 gene encoding phospholipid scramblase 2 isoform X2, which produces MQENVENYPSFIYSGRNVITSQPHGHAGQSRSEDHQNSLDWISTPRPQLSMLSGTHSLGNVEQLAIQQVVDLSTLLGRTERRLQFRVKVPRGETLFLAMEANAEMGLSTPLLCSEFILRRGNFDLNVLDQCGQPAYKMKINSRWTCPPSKLRKITVGNTNLLGTVEENFTIIGPSFTIYDEMRNKLCNVIGPNVCGCCMYKEAQFQVITIDGTHQIASLMHQWDNTLRDYVLLISFPVATDIKLKSLLLAAAFLLVHMYFEQVRPKSRI; this is translated from the exons ATGCAGGAGAACGTGGAGAACTATCCGTCTTTCATATATTCGGGACGAAATGTTATCACGTCACAACCCCATG GCCACGCCGGGCAATCGAGGAGTGAAGACCACCAAAATTCGCTAGATTGGATATCAACCCCGAGACCTCAGCTGAGCATGTTGTCGGGAACTCATTCTCTGGGCAACGTGGAACAGTTGGCGATTCAACAGGTCGTCGATTTGAGTACAC TGTTGGGTAGAACGGAAAGACGCCTCCAATTCAGAGTCAAAGTCCCGAGAGGGGAAACATTATTTCTGGCTATGGAAGCGAACGCAGAAATGGGATTATCGACTCCACTTTTGTGTTCGGAATTTATTCTGCGTCGCGGGAACTTTGACCTGAACGTCCTCGACCAATGTGGTCAACCAGCGTAcaagatgaaaataaattcaaggtGGACATGTCCACCGAGTAAATTACGC AAAATTACAGTGGGAAACACGAATCTTCTAGGAACGGTGGAAGAGAATTTCACTATAATTGGGCCCAGTTTCACGATTTACGATGAAATGCGCAACAAACTTTGCAATGTAATTGGACCGAACGTATGCGGATGCTGCATGTACAAGGAAGCGCAATTCCAa GTTATTACCATCGACGGTACTCATCAAATTGCATCTTTGATGCACCAATGGGACAATACGCTTCGCGATTATGTTTTGCTTATCTCATTTCCGGTAGCCacagatataaaattgaagagCTTACTTCTCGCCGCTGCATTCCTGTTG GTACATATGTATTTCGAACAGGTAAGACCAAAGTCGCGGAtctaa